One genomic window of Chiloscyllium punctatum isolate Juve2018m chromosome 21, sChiPun1.3, whole genome shotgun sequence includes the following:
- the LOC140492377 gene encoding uncharacterized protein gives MAIVILSRRTCGLSICTTHYLVAMAMADLLVIITEVILRRIKHYYFPGTFLDLTAVCSVTYAMRRAAMDYSVWFTIAFSFDRFVAICCQKLKRKYCTRKTATVVLATICILLCLKNVPFYFILQPGWIINNVSWNCYPKSSYYTDPGWLGFDWFGTILTPFLTFALILLFNCLTIRYILVTSRIRKGLRGQNKAEKQRDPEMESRRKSIILLFTISGSFIVLWLVNVIDFLYYIITGTYPGDYNDSEYIFQQVGFMLRNMSCCTNTFFIQSHSLGSGSSSKAQ, from the coding sequence atggCAATTGTGATCCTATCGAGAAGAACATGTGGCCTCTCAATCTGCACTACTcactatctggtggccatggcaatggcagatctcctggtcattatcactGAGGTAATACTGCGGAGAATCAAACACTATTATTTCCCGGGCACATTCCTGGACCTAACCGCTGTGTGTAGTGTCACTTATGCCATGCGTCGAGCAGCAATGGACtattctgtctggttcaccatcgctttctcctttgatcgatttgtggccatttgttgccagaagctgaaaagaaaATATTGCACTCGAAAAACTGCAACGGTAgttctagcaacaatctgcattCTACTCTGTTTAAAAAATGTCCCATTCTACTTTATCCTTCAACCTGGGTGGATAATCAATAATGTGTCCTGGAACTGCTACCCAAAGTCAAGTTATTATACAGACCCTGGGTGGCTGGGTTTTGACTGGTTTGGTACAATTTTAACCCCATTTCTCACATTCGCTTTGATTTTGTTATTCAACTGTTTGACCATCAGATACATATTAGTGACCAGTCGGATCCGTAAGGGACTGAGGGGTCAAAACAAGGCAGAGAAGCaaagagacccagagatggagagtaGAAGGAAGTCTATCATTTTACTGTTCACCATATCCGGCAGCTTTATTGTTCTTTGGTTAGTAAATGTCATAGATTTCTTATACTATATTATAACAGGAACTTATCCCGGAGATTACAATGATTCTGAATATATATTTCAACAAGTTGGGTTTATGCTGCGGAATATGAGTTGCTGCACCAACACATTCTTTATACAGTCACACAGTCTAGGTTCAGGGAGCAGCTCGAAAGCACAATGA